A stretch of the Arthrobacter sp. PAMC 25486 genome encodes the following:
- a CDS encoding alcohol dehydrogenase catalytic domain-containing protein, whose product MTFVQDVFTLESLSYITLPLEETMTTTAAETVPTSTAVPATMQAVVVHGPENYVMETLPVPVPGPGELLIKVEAVGVCASDLKCYHGAPKFWGDENRPAWAQTGVTPGHEFIGTVVLGDGKGLAHHGLEMGDRIACEQIVPCGECRYCVRGQYWMCGPHDMFGFRNYNGAMAEYVLVPMKALTHKVSHDLPPAHAAFAEPLSCSLHAVERAEIKFNDVVVIAGCGPIGLGMVAGAKAKNPMKVIALDMSDDKLALATKCGADMVINIAREDAVQIIKDMTDGYGADVYIEGTGHPSAVGQGLNLLAKLGTYVEYSVFGSDVTVDWSIISDDKELDVRGAHLGPHCWPAAIKMIESGILPLDEICTDQFPLDKFQDALDLVGDTAGASVKVSIVPGFVK is encoded by the coding sequence TTGACATTTGTTCAGGATGTCTTCACACTTGAGTCATTGAGCTACATCACACTTCCACTGGAGGAAACAATGACCACCACCGCTGCTGAAACTGTTCCCACATCCACCGCCGTCCCTGCAACTATGCAGGCAGTCGTCGTCCACGGACCCGAAAACTACGTGATGGAAACCCTGCCGGTTCCCGTCCCGGGACCGGGCGAACTGCTGATCAAGGTTGAGGCCGTCGGCGTCTGCGCCAGCGACCTCAAGTGCTACCATGGTGCACCGAAGTTCTGGGGCGACGAGAACCGCCCCGCCTGGGCACAGACCGGAGTCACCCCCGGGCACGAGTTCATTGGAACCGTTGTTCTCGGCGATGGGAAGGGCCTCGCCCATCACGGCTTGGAAATGGGCGACCGTATTGCCTGCGAGCAGATCGTTCCCTGTGGCGAGTGCCGCTACTGCGTCCGCGGCCAGTACTGGATGTGCGGCCCCCACGACATGTTCGGCTTCCGCAACTACAACGGCGCCATGGCCGAATACGTGCTGGTCCCCATGAAGGCATTGACCCACAAGGTCTCCCACGATCTCCCACCGGCCCACGCCGCCTTCGCCGAACCGCTCTCCTGCTCACTGCACGCAGTGGAACGCGCAGAGATCAAGTTCAACGACGTCGTTGTTATTGCAGGCTGCGGCCCGATCGGCCTTGGCATGGTTGCTGGCGCCAAGGCCAAGAATCCGATGAAGGTCATCGCCCTGGACATGTCAGACGACAAGCTCGCCCTCGCCACCAAGTGCGGCGCCGACATGGTCATCAACATTGCCCGCGAAGATGCCGTCCAGATCATCAAGGACATGACCGACGGCTACGGCGCCGACGTCTACATCGAAGGAACCGGCCACCCCTCAGCTGTTGGCCAGGGCCTGAACTTGCTGGCCAAGCTCGGCACCTACGTTGAGTACTCGGTCTTCGGCTCGGATGTCACGGTCGACTGGTCGATCATCAGCGACGACAAGGAGCTCGACGTCCGCGGCGCGCACCTCGGCCCGCACTGCTGGCCCGCCGCCATCAAGATGATCGAATCAGGCATCCTACCCCTGGATGAAATCTGCACCGACCAGTTCCCCCTGGACAAGTTCCAGGACGCGCTGGACCTTGTCGGCGACACCGCAGGCGCTTCCGTGAAGGTGTCCATCGTTCCCGGCTTTGTGAAGTAA
- a CDS encoding FGGY-family carbohydrate kinase, which translates to MFLGIDVGTGSSKAVLTNPDGSIVGTATITHQVSLPRPGWAEFDAENTWWEEVISLCGELFARHDPATVAGVSISGMGPCLVVTDADFTPLRPAILYGVDTRAERQIEDLNREFGDAAMYATGGKVLSSQAVGPKLRWLADEEPEIFDATRYWFSASSFLTAKLTGEYILDHHTASQCDPLYDIHRQDWIPERTDAIARHIPMPRLAWSTDIVGTVTAGAAAVTGIPAGTPVCAGTVDAWAEGYSAGVRQPGDLMLMYGSTMFFVQVLEAFHSHRQLWTTAGVEQGTLTLAGGMSTSGSLITWLAHLFGDVPMETLMEEALAAGPGADGLLILPYFAGERSPILDPDARGTIIGLTLRHGRGHLVRAALEGIAFGLRQSLELFESSGQPIQRILAVGGGTQGTLWTQLVSDILGRPQIIPEQTIGASYGDALMAAIATGAVPPETDWTRMARVVEPDPASAPLYDTLYDNYCRLYPATGGHMHALARIQRDGT; encoded by the coding sequence ATGTTCCTCGGCATTGATGTAGGAACCGGAAGCAGTAAGGCCGTCCTGACGAATCCGGACGGCTCCATTGTTGGCACCGCCACCATCACCCACCAGGTGTCACTCCCCCGTCCCGGGTGGGCGGAATTCGATGCAGAAAACACGTGGTGGGAGGAGGTCATCAGCCTGTGCGGCGAGCTATTCGCAAGACACGATCCGGCCACGGTCGCCGGAGTCTCCATCAGCGGCATGGGGCCCTGCCTTGTCGTCACCGATGCCGACTTCACACCGCTTCGCCCGGCGATTCTCTATGGTGTGGACACCCGGGCGGAACGGCAGATCGAGGACCTGAACCGGGAATTCGGCGACGCCGCCATGTACGCCACCGGCGGCAAGGTCCTGTCGTCCCAGGCGGTGGGGCCCAAGCTTCGCTGGCTTGCCGATGAGGAGCCCGAAATTTTCGACGCGACCCGCTACTGGTTCAGCGCCAGCTCTTTTCTGACCGCCAAGCTCACCGGGGAATATATCCTGGACCACCATACGGCCAGCCAGTGCGACCCCCTGTACGACATCCACCGGCAGGACTGGATTCCCGAGCGCACGGACGCCATCGCCCGGCACATCCCCATGCCCCGGCTGGCTTGGTCCACCGACATTGTTGGCACCGTGACCGCCGGCGCCGCCGCCGTGACGGGAATCCCGGCGGGAACTCCCGTCTGCGCCGGCACCGTCGATGCCTGGGCCGAAGGTTACAGTGCCGGCGTCCGCCAGCCCGGGGACCTGATGCTGATGTATGGCTCCACCATGTTCTTTGTGCAGGTACTGGAGGCCTTCCATTCACACCGCCAGCTGTGGACCACCGCAGGAGTGGAACAGGGAACACTGACTCTTGCCGGCGGAATGTCGACCTCCGGAAGCCTTATCACCTGGCTGGCACACCTGTTCGGCGACGTCCCCATGGAAACACTCATGGAAGAAGCCCTGGCGGCCGGCCCCGGCGCTGACGGACTGCTGATACTGCCCTACTTTGCGGGGGAACGCTCACCGATTCTTGACCCTGATGCCCGCGGCACCATCATTGGCCTCACCCTCCGGCACGGCCGCGGGCACCTGGTCCGGGCTGCCCTGGAAGGCATCGCCTTCGGTCTGCGCCAGAGCCTGGAACTTTTTGAAAGTTCGGGCCAGCCCATCCAGCGGATTCTGGCAGTGGGCGGCGGTACGCAGGGGACGTTGTGGACCCAGCTGGTTAGCGACATTCTGGGGCGGCCCCAGATCATTCCAGAGCAGACCATTGGTGCAAGCTACGGGGATGCGCTCATGGCGGCCATCGCCACCGGAGCCGTCCCGCCGGAGACCGACTGGACGCGCATGGCGCGCGTGGTTGAACCGGATCCGGCCTCGGCGCCACTGTACGACACCTTGTATGACAACTATTGCCGGCTGTATCCGGCCACAGGCGGGCACATGCATGCTCTGGCGCGGATCCAGCGGGACGGCACCTAA
- a CDS encoding DNA-3-methyladenine glycosylase, producing the protein MTVAAATSAPPAVWDPGGSYSLQHTLGILARGPGDPTVALAPGTAWLAFNTPTGPATLGITHRGTELHARTWGPGAVHALAGVPALLGTYDDWSHFDSPAFTESLPRRIREARRRHPALRLPATGRMVDALVPAILEQKVTAIEAQRGYATLLRKFGSAAPGAGIVPGIPANLLVAPTPSQWAAIPSWEWHKAGVGPQRSATVQRMLRSSSGLERLSLLPAEEAGRKLQSIPGIGAWTAAEVTQRTHGDADQVAVGDYHLAAYVGWALAGKPVDDAGMLELLEPWHGHRQRVVRMLQLSGFRKPAFGPRMTIQDHRGH; encoded by the coding sequence ATGACAGTCGCAGCAGCCACTTCAGCACCCCCAGCGGTCTGGGATCCCGGCGGCTCCTATTCGCTGCAGCATACGCTGGGAATCCTGGCCCGCGGCCCCGGCGATCCCACCGTCGCACTGGCACCCGGCACTGCCTGGCTGGCCTTCAACACGCCCACCGGCCCGGCAACCCTGGGCATCACCCACCGCGGCACAGAGCTGCATGCACGGACTTGGGGGCCGGGCGCGGTACATGCGCTGGCCGGCGTCCCGGCGCTGCTTGGCACCTATGACGACTGGTCCCACTTCGACTCCCCCGCCTTTACCGAGTCGCTTCCCCGCCGCATTCGGGAAGCACGACGGCGGCACCCGGCACTGCGCCTGCCCGCCACCGGGCGCATGGTTGACGCGCTGGTGCCGGCCATCCTAGAGCAGAAGGTCACCGCGATTGAGGCCCAGCGCGGCTACGCCACGTTGTTGCGGAAGTTTGGCTCTGCGGCGCCCGGAGCGGGAATCGTCCCTGGCATCCCGGCCAACTTGCTCGTGGCCCCGACCCCGTCGCAGTGGGCGGCCATTCCCTCCTGGGAATGGCACAAGGCAGGTGTTGGACCACAGCGCTCGGCGACGGTGCAGCGGATGCTGCGGTCGTCGTCGGGCTTGGAGCGGTTAAGCCTGCTGCCTGCGGAAGAGGCAGGCCGAAAGCTGCAAAGCATCCCCGGAATTGGCGCCTGGACGGCGGCGGAGGTCACGCAGCGCACTCATGGCGACGCCGACCAGGTGGCGGTGGGTGACTACCATCTTGCAGCCTATGTTGGCTGGGCGCTGGCCGGGAAGCCGGTGGACGACGCCGGTATGCTGGAGCTGCTCGAACCATGGCACGGGCACCGGCAGCGCGTGGTGCGGATGCTGCAGCTGAGCGGTTTCCGCAAGCCGGCGTTCGGGCCGCGGATGACCATTCAGGACCATCGCGGGCACTGA
- a CDS encoding sugar-binding transcriptional regulator: MATETAAAQGGALSRFPVETLYQAAHMYYLEDVNQARIAEVMKVSRPTVSRLLQEARRVGMVKIEVIHPSRAVTESLAAELAEALGLEKVYLADADQSGRLGAGLAPLVGEAMRDMELAPGDILLASSGRTIYELAGAPLPKLPGVIVVPTVGGQTEPEPWYQTNEIARSIAEQTGARPAFLWTQALPSPEMFALLQNDPDFQRIQRLWESAKGALLGIGAPPTTRSSISRFIPKDNDSLSRAAGDICLNFFDADGAEIHFPGSENMIATPPALLRSIPCSVGIAVGTEKARSIVGGANARYFRRLVTDVRTAKAILDLVQVAAA, encoded by the coding sequence TTGGCGACTGAAACTGCCGCCGCCCAAGGCGGCGCCTTGAGCCGGTTCCCGGTGGAAACGCTGTATCAGGCTGCCCACATGTACTACCTGGAAGACGTGAACCAGGCCCGGATTGCTGAAGTCATGAAGGTCTCACGCCCCACCGTCAGCAGGCTCCTGCAGGAGGCGAGACGCGTTGGCATGGTCAAAATTGAGGTAATTCACCCTTCCAGGGCGGTGACGGAGTCGCTGGCCGCGGAGCTGGCTGAAGCCCTCGGCCTGGAAAAGGTTTACCTTGCGGATGCTGACCAGTCCGGCCGCCTGGGTGCGGGCCTTGCACCGTTGGTGGGCGAGGCCATGCGGGACATGGAGCTGGCCCCCGGCGACATTTTGCTGGCTTCCTCCGGCCGCACCATCTATGAGCTGGCAGGGGCGCCGCTGCCCAAACTGCCCGGTGTGATAGTTGTCCCCACCGTGGGTGGGCAGACAGAACCGGAGCCGTGGTACCAGACGAACGAGATTGCACGCTCCATTGCGGAGCAGACAGGTGCACGCCCGGCGTTTCTGTGGACCCAGGCGCTGCCGTCACCGGAAATGTTTGCGCTGCTCCAGAACGACCCCGACTTCCAGCGGATCCAGCGGCTTTGGGAATCGGCGAAAGGTGCCTTGCTGGGCATCGGCGCCCCTCCGACGACCCGGAGCTCGATCTCCCGCTTCATCCCGAAAGACAACGACTCGCTGTCACGGGCAGCGGGGGACATCTGCCTGAACTTTTTTGACGCCGACGGTGCGGAAATACACTTCCCGGGCAGCGAAAATATGATCGCCACCCCGCCGGCCCTGCTACGTTCAATCCCCTGTTCCGTGGGCATTGCGGTGGGCACGGAAAAGGCACGAAGCATTGTTGGAGGGGCAAACGCCAGATACTTCCGGCGCCTTGTGACCGATGTCCGGACGGCGAAGGCCATTTTGGATCTCGTGCAGGTGGCGGCAGCCTAA